Proteins encoded in a region of the Acidobacteriota bacterium genome:
- a CDS encoding helix-turn-helix transcriptional regulator, with protein MNRVTPLVRTEAIALARFDHEPHVAHRDPDVERASSHALSFVESGAFRVRVAGAWQDVTPRHMFVTSTGMEFSCAHESEYPDDCCLSVRYTDEAVESLRREGAAVAGAPVAPLTNRRGYLRLQLADAAAGDEARSEAIAGALYWSMRGERAEGGAGGGTPKPLFRAHQLSWYAARIDRAKALMESHYAEPLSLSRLARDAGMSVYHFARVFQELEGQTPHRRLRDVRLAQARRRLRDGAGVTETCYSVGFGSLSHFVTTYRRHFGVRPSHGRPPR; from the coding sequence GTGAATCGCGTGACACCGCTCGTGCGCACTGAGGCCATCGCCTTGGCGCGGTTCGACCATGAACCTCATGTCGCGCATCGCGACCCTGACGTCGAGCGCGCGTCGAGCCATGCGCTGAGTTTTGTGGAGTCTGGTGCTTTTCGCGTACGCGTCGCCGGCGCCTGGCAGGACGTCACGCCTCGCCACATGTTTGTGACATCAACGGGCATGGAATTTTCGTGCGCGCACGAGAGTGAGTATCCCGACGATTGCTGCCTGTCTGTTCGTTACACCGATGAAGCCGTTGAAAGCCTGCGTCGCGAAGGCGCAGCCGTGGCGGGAGCTCCGGTGGCGCCGCTGACGAATCGACGTGGCTACCTCAGGCTGCAGCTGGCTGACGCGGCCGCCGGCGATGAGGCGCGCTCGGAGGCCATTGCCGGTGCGCTGTATTGGTCGATGCGAGGCGAGCGGGCCGAAGGTGGCGCCGGTGGAGGAACGCCGAAGCCGCTGTTTCGCGCCCATCAGCTCTCGTGGTACGCCGCGCGGATCGATCGCGCGAAGGCACTGATGGAGTCTCACTACGCCGAGCCGCTTTCGCTGTCGAGGTTGGCGCGCGATGCCGGCATGAGCGTCTACCACTTCGCCCGCGTCTTTCAGGAACTGGAAGGGCAGACGCCGCATCGCCGGCTGCGGGACGTGAGGCTGGCGCAGGCGCGCCGCCGGCTTCGTGACGGCGCGGGCGTGACCGAAACCTGTTACAGCGTCGGATTCGGCTCCCTCAGTCATTTCGTGACGACGTATCGGCGTCACTTCGGTGTGCGGCCGTCCCATGGTCGTCCACCTCGTTGA
- a CDS encoding MotA/TolQ/ExbB proton channel family protein, which yields MGFVAKAVAFILVFMSMWSFGVAIERYYTFSQAKKQSKLYAPQVAKHLKDNRLKDALAVSQSKPYQYSHLAKVVLAGLQEYQFQLDSGANLTRDDMVDTVRRAIQRATALTANDLKKGIPALATIGATAPFVGLLGTVVGVINAFAGIGSTGSAGLGAVSAGISEALIETALGLVVAIPAVWLYNYFSGSLEYFNVEMDNSSSELVDFFIKKTA from the coding sequence ATGGGCTTCGTTGCGAAGGCCGTCGCGTTCATTCTGGTCTTTATGTCGATGTGGTCGTTTGGTGTGGCCATCGAGCGGTACTACACCTTCTCGCAGGCGAAAAAGCAGTCCAAGCTCTACGCGCCGCAGGTGGCCAAGCACCTCAAGGACAATCGGCTGAAGGACGCACTGGCCGTCTCGCAGTCGAAGCCGTATCAGTACAGCCATCTGGCGAAGGTGGTGCTCGCCGGCCTGCAGGAATACCAGTTCCAGCTGGACTCGGGCGCCAACCTGACCCGCGATGACATGGTCGACACCGTGCGCCGCGCCATTCAGCGCGCCACCGCGCTGACCGCCAACGACCTCAAGAAGGGCATCCCGGCCCTGGCCACCATCGGCGCCACGGCACCGTTCGTGGGTCTACTTGGCACGGTCGTCGGCGTCATCAACGCGTTCGCCGGCATCGGCAGCACCGGTTCAGCCGGCCTCGGCGCCGTCTCGGCCGGTATTTCGGAAGCGCTCATCGAAACGGCTCTCGGGCTGGTCGTGGCCATTCCCGCCGTCTGGCTCTACAACTACTTCTCGGGAAGCCTCGAGTACTTCAACGTCGAGATGGATAACTCGTCGTCGGAACTCGTGGACTTCTTCATCAAGAAGACCGCGTAA
- a CDS encoding biopolymer transporter ExbD: protein MSMDVGGAKGGLKADINVTPLVDVMLVLLIIVMLIAPMLQKGVDIALPEAEFTGDKPDTADQTVVHIGPDSRLYVNSLPVTEADVITKLQGILENSADKTVYLKGDKDAPYRAIMQMMDALRGAGIETVGLITEKKGGNVGGNQ, encoded by the coding sequence ATGTCAATGGACGTCGGGGGCGCCAAAGGCGGCCTCAAAGCAGACATCAACGTGACGCCGCTCGTCGACGTCATGCTCGTGCTGCTGATCATCGTCATGCTGATTGCGCCGATGCTGCAGAAGGGCGTCGACATTGCCCTGCCTGAGGCGGAGTTCACGGGTGACAAGCCCGACACCGCCGACCAGACGGTGGTGCATATCGGCCCCGACAGCCGGTTGTACGTCAACTCGCTGCCGGTGACCGAAGCCGATGTCATCACCAAGCTCCAGGGGATCCTGGAGAACTCGGCGGACAAGACGGTCTACCTGAAGGGCGACAAGGACGCACCCTACCGCGCCATCATGCAGATGATGGACGCGCTCCGCGGCGCCGGCATTGAGACCGTGGGTCTCATTACGGAGAAAAAGGGCGGTAACGTGGGAGGGAATCAATAA
- the lon gene encoding endopeptidase La → MAEQDTTVTAVAERPLVPAEVPVLPLRDTVLFPNSFMPLAVARESSVALIDAAIAGDKQIGVFTQRTASEEDPGQDGLFPTGTLAHIHKMFKLPDGSLRLIVQGMSRIGMDRVTQTTPYLRAQVHEVLDVVSDPESVETDALVRNIRANLQQIVQLSPVLSEDLASVVANITDPGRLTDFVASSLSTVSTDVKQDLLETTDVRSRMETLNRVLTKELEVLEVGSKIQSQVESEVGRNQREYFLREQMKAIQRELGEGDDQAKEVDELAAKIEAAGMPEDVRKEARRELDRLSKMPPAAAEYTVARTYIDWLVAVPWTAHSDDVIELARTKAILDEDHSGIEKVKDRILEYLAVRKLKPDVKGPILCFVGPPGVGKTSLARSIAKSIGRKFVRVSLGGMRDEAEIRGHRRTYIGALPGQIIQGIRRAGVRNPVFILDEIDKLGNDFRGDPASALLEVLDPEQNNTFRDHYLDVPFDLSEVLFITTANVLDTVPPPLRDRMEVIELAGYTEREKLDIARDHLVARQVTNHGLDSQVISFTDAALASIVRGYTREAGVRNLEREIGSVCRKIARRHAEGDRTPVIVTPEVVEELLGGARHLDEALEDRTKDPGVAIGLAWTPVGGDVLFIEASRMAGGSALTLTGSLGDVMKESARIALSWFRTHASSYGVDPQFYKDSEIHLHVPSGAIPKDGPSAGVTMVVAIASALSGRPVRGDVAMTGEITLSGRVLPVGGIKEKVLAARRYGIHRVIVPKQNETNVREDLSDELRTGLTVHFVTEVDEVLALALTPAGTAKKLSLV, encoded by the coding sequence ATGGCAGAACAAGACACGACTGTGACGGCAGTCGCAGAGCGGCCGCTGGTGCCAGCAGAAGTGCCGGTGTTGCCCCTGCGCGACACGGTGCTGTTCCCCAATTCCTTCATGCCCCTCGCCGTGGCGCGCGAAAGTTCAGTCGCGTTGATTGATGCGGCGATTGCGGGCGACAAACAGATTGGCGTGTTTACCCAGCGCACGGCGTCCGAGGAAGACCCGGGGCAGGACGGGTTGTTTCCCACCGGCACGCTCGCGCACATCCACAAGATGTTCAAGCTGCCCGATGGCAGCCTGCGCCTGATCGTCCAAGGCATGTCCCGTATCGGCATGGATCGTGTGACGCAGACGACGCCGTACCTGCGCGCGCAGGTGCATGAAGTGCTGGACGTGGTCTCGGACCCCGAGTCGGTCGAGACCGATGCGCTCGTCCGGAACATTCGCGCGAACCTCCAGCAGATTGTCCAGCTCTCTCCGGTACTGTCCGAGGACCTGGCGTCGGTCGTGGCCAACATCACCGACCCCGGCCGGCTGACCGACTTCGTCGCGTCGAGCCTCAGCACGGTGTCCACGGACGTCAAGCAGGATCTGCTTGAGACGACCGATGTGCGCAGCCGCATGGAGACACTCAATCGCGTGCTGACCAAGGAGCTTGAAGTGCTCGAGGTCGGGTCGAAGATTCAGTCGCAGGTTGAGTCCGAAGTGGGCCGGAATCAGCGCGAGTATTTCCTGCGCGAGCAGATGAAGGCGATTCAGCGCGAGCTGGGCGAGGGCGACGACCAGGCGAAGGAAGTGGACGAACTTGCCGCCAAGATTGAGGCGGCGGGCATGCCCGAGGACGTGCGCAAGGAAGCCAGACGCGAGCTGGACCGGCTCTCGAAGATGCCCCCGGCGGCCGCCGAGTACACCGTGGCGCGCACGTACATCGACTGGCTCGTGGCGGTGCCGTGGACGGCCCACAGCGACGACGTGATTGAACTCGCGCGCACGAAGGCGATCCTCGACGAGGATCATTCGGGCATCGAGAAGGTCAAAGACCGCATTCTTGAGTACCTGGCGGTGCGCAAGCTGAAGCCGGATGTGAAGGGGCCGATCCTGTGTTTTGTCGGCCCCCCCGGCGTGGGCAAGACCTCGCTCGCGCGTTCGATCGCCAAGTCCATCGGCCGCAAGTTTGTGCGCGTGTCGCTTGGTGGCATGCGCGACGAGGCCGAGATCCGCGGCCATCGACGCACGTATATCGGCGCGCTGCCAGGGCAGATCATCCAGGGCATCCGCCGTGCCGGTGTGAGGAACCCGGTGTTCATCCTCGACGAAATCGACAAACTCGGAAACGATTTCCGTGGGGACCCGGCGTCGGCGCTGCTCGAGGTGCTTGACCCCGAGCAGAACAACACATTCCGTGATCACTATCTCGATGTGCCGTTTGATCTGTCCGAGGTGCTGTTCATCACCACGGCGAACGTGCTCGACACCGTGCCGCCGCCGTTGCGCGACCGCATGGAAGTGATCGAGTTGGCGGGCTATACCGAGCGCGAGAAGCTCGACATCGCCCGGGACCACCTGGTGGCCCGTCAGGTCACCAATCACGGCCTCGACAGCCAGGTCATCAGCTTTACCGACGCCGCGCTCGCGTCCATCGTGCGGGGCTACACACGAGAGGCGGGCGTGCGCAACCTCGAGCGTGAGATTGGTTCGGTCTGCCGCAAGATCGCCCGCCGCCACGCGGAAGGGGACCGGACGCCCGTGATCGTCACCCCCGAAGTCGTGGAGGAGTTGCTGGGCGGAGCGCGGCACCTTGATGAGGCGCTCGAGGATCGCACCAAGGACCCCGGCGTGGCGATTGGCCTCGCGTGGACGCCGGTCGGCGGCGACGTCCTCTTCATCGAAGCCTCGCGGATGGCCGGCGGCAGCGCGTTGACGTTGACGGGGTCACTCGGCGACGTCATGAAGGAGTCTGCGCGCATCGCCTTGTCCTGGTTCCGCACCCACGCGTCGTCGTACGGCGTGGATCCACAGTTCTACAAGGATTCGGAGATCCATCTGCATGTGCCGTCTGGCGCCATCCCGAAAGATGGTCCATCGGCGGGCGTGACGATGGTGGTGGCGATCGCGTCGGCGCTGTCAGGTCGCCCGGTGCGCGGCGATGTGGCGATGACGGGCGAGATTACGCTCTCGGGGCGTGTGTTGCCGGTCGGCGGCATCAAGGAAAAGGTCCTGGCCGCGCGGCGGTATGGCATTCACCGGGTCATCGTGCCCAAACAGAATGAGACCAATGTGCGCGAGGATCTCAGCGATGAGCTCCGAACCGGACTGACGGTGCACTTCGTGACCGAAGTGGACGAAGTGCTGGCGCTCGCGCTGACGCCGGCCGGTACGGCGAAGAAGCTCAGCCTGGTGTAG
- a CDS encoding TraR/DksA family transcriptional regulator, with product MKAQVTTSKKRAKSDSSRVRYVELKRILEERRREILAQVQEKMRDVRAEGGIGEGQGVLDAAESSEADIQDDIEFALIQMKSETLNRIEEALVRLDEGTFGNCFECGDEIAERRLRALPFAVRCKDCEEARELAERRERMSTSRRPSGLLLDMN from the coding sequence ATGAAGGCACAAGTGACCACCTCAAAGAAACGAGCCAAGAGCGATTCGTCGCGGGTGCGATACGTCGAACTCAAGCGGATCCTCGAAGAGCGCCGCCGCGAGATTCTCGCCCAGGTGCAGGAAAAGATGCGGGATGTTCGGGCCGAGGGTGGCATCGGTGAAGGCCAGGGCGTGCTGGATGCGGCCGAGTCGTCGGAAGCCGACATTCAGGACGACATCGAGTTTGCGCTGATTCAGATGAAGTCCGAGACGTTGAACCGCATCGAGGAAGCGCTGGTGCGACTCGACGAAGGCACGTTCGGCAACTGCTTCGAGTGCGGCGACGAAATTGCCGAGCGCCGGCTCCGCGCGTTGCCCTTCGCCGTCCGCTGCAAGGATTGCGAAGAAGCCCGTGAGCTGGCAGAGCGGCGTGAGCGCATGTCCACCTCGCGGCGGCCGTCGGGCCTGCTGCTTGACATGAACTGA
- a CDS encoding bifunctional (p)ppGpp synthetase/guanosine-3',5'-bis(diphosphate) 3'-pyrophosphohydrolase, with protein sequence MIRFEDLIDKIRSATPDADTELLRRAYVFSAYEHKGQVRRSGEPYLVHPLEVADLLADMRLDVVAVAAGLLHDIVEDTPNTIEKIRELFGEEVAHVVEGVTKLSALQFASSEERQAETFRKMLLAMVDDIRVILVKLADRLHNMRTLQHLPEDRRQRIAQETRDIYAPIANRLGMSKIKNELEELAFRHLDPQAYQALRTEVEAKRKATEGLMEELRQKLALKLAEGQIPVVAIDGRIKRLWSIHQKLERRKVSLDQVYDFIALRVVTQSVKDCYSVLGILHQTWSPVPGRFKDFIAMPRPNGYQSLHTSVVSERGTPFEIQIRTVDMHRVADEGIAAHWKYKEGRVGAARDEQYFHWLRQLLDTQQDVRDPAEFLRNLRIELYPDEVYLFTPKGEVKSLPQGSTAVDFAYDVHTDVGHQCVGARVNGRMVPLRTRLANGDIVEILRQPGHTPSRDWLTFVATTRARNKIKHFIQSEEKLRSIELGKRLFDKDVRRFNIDKALVTPEALAKVAPDYGAQKTDDLYAAIGYGKATARAVLTRLAGQDALRERAPDGAIASVVKRVLGSGEAKIKVRGVDDLMVFRARCCNPIRGEKIVGYITRGKGVSVHAATCPNVVNLLYDPERRMEVEWDKGADSSPYVVRLKIHVADRKGILADVSTRIAGINTNIRDVEATTDEDHRGSIRITVEIVDLKHLDRVIKALKSIDGVLAVERGNR encoded by the coding sequence ATGATTCGGTTCGAAGATCTCATCGACAAGATCCGGAGCGCCACCCCGGACGCAGATACCGAGCTGCTGCGGCGGGCCTATGTCTTTTCGGCCTACGAACATAAGGGCCAGGTGCGCCGGTCCGGGGAGCCCTATCTGGTGCACCCCCTGGAAGTGGCCGACCTGCTGGCCGACATGCGCCTGGACGTGGTGGCGGTGGCCGCCGGCCTGCTCCACGACATCGTGGAGGACACCCCGAACACGATTGAGAAGATTCGGGAGCTTTTTGGCGAGGAAGTGGCCCACGTCGTGGAGGGGGTGACCAAACTGTCTGCCCTCCAGTTTGCGTCCAGCGAGGAGCGGCAGGCTGAAACCTTCCGGAAGATGCTGCTGGCGATGGTGGACGACATCAGGGTCATCCTGGTGAAACTGGCCGACCGGCTCCACAACATGCGCACCCTGCAGCACCTGCCCGAGGACCGGCGCCAGCGGATTGCCCAGGAAACCCGCGACATCTATGCCCCGATCGCGAACCGGCTGGGCATGAGCAAGATCAAGAACGAGCTCGAGGAACTGGCGTTCCGTCACCTGGACCCGCAGGCCTATCAGGCGCTACGGACCGAAGTGGAGGCCAAACGCAAGGCGACCGAAGGGCTGATGGAGGAACTGCGACAGAAACTGGCCCTGAAACTCGCGGAAGGGCAGATTCCCGTGGTCGCCATCGATGGCCGCATCAAGCGCCTGTGGTCGATTCACCAGAAACTCGAACGGCGCAAGGTCAGCCTGGACCAGGTGTATGACTTCATCGCCCTGCGCGTGGTGACCCAGTCGGTCAAGGACTGCTACAGCGTGCTGGGAATTCTGCACCAGACGTGGTCGCCGGTGCCGGGCCGGTTCAAAGACTTCATCGCCATGCCCAGACCGAACGGCTACCAGTCGCTGCACACGTCGGTCGTGAGCGAGCGCGGCACCCCCTTCGAAATCCAGATTCGCACCGTAGACATGCACCGCGTGGCGGACGAGGGGATTGCCGCGCACTGGAAGTACAAGGAAGGTCGCGTCGGCGCTGCCCGCGACGAGCAGTATTTCCACTGGCTGCGCCAGTTGCTCGATACACAACAGGACGTGCGCGACCCGGCCGAGTTCCTGCGGAACCTGCGCATCGAACTTTACCCGGATGAGGTGTATCTCTTCACGCCGAAGGGCGAAGTGAAATCGCTGCCGCAGGGGTCGACCGCTGTGGACTTCGCCTATGACGTGCACACCGATGTGGGCCATCAGTGCGTGGGCGCGCGCGTGAACGGCCGCATGGTGCCGTTGCGGACGCGTTTGGCCAATGGCGATATCGTCGAGATCCTCAGGCAGCCGGGGCATACGCCGAGCCGCGATTGGCTCACGTTTGTGGCCACCACGCGGGCGCGCAACAAGATCAAACACTTCATCCAGAGCGAAGAGAAGCTGCGCAGCATCGAACTGGGCAAACGCCTGTTTGACAAAGACGTGCGCCGTTTCAACATCGACAAGGCGCTGGTCACACCCGAGGCACTGGCGAAGGTGGCGCCCGACTACGGCGCGCAGAAGACCGATGACCTCTACGCCGCGATTGGTTACGGCAAGGCCACCGCGCGTGCGGTGTTGACGCGCCTGGCGGGCCAGGATGCGCTGCGCGAACGTGCGCCCGATGGCGCAATCGCCAGTGTGGTCAAGCGCGTGCTCGGGTCAGGCGAGGCGAAGATCAAAGTGCGCGGCGTGGACGACCTGATGGTCTTCCGCGCGCGGTGCTGCAATCCGATTCGCGGCGAAAAAATTGTCGGCTACATCACCCGCGGCAAGGGTGTGTCTGTCCACGCCGCGACGTGCCCGAATGTCGTGAACCTGCTCTACGATCCGGAACGGCGGATGGAGGTGGAGTGGGACAAAGGCGCGGATTCGAGTCCGTACGTCGTCCGCCTGAAGATTCATGTGGCGGATCGCAAAGGCATTCTCGCCGACGTCAGCACACGGATCGCCGGGATCAATACGAACATCCGAGATGTGGAAGCCACGACCGACGAAGACCACCGCGGGTCCATCCGGATCACGGTGGAAATTGTCGATCTGAAACACCTCGATCGGGTGATCAAGGCCTTGAAGTCGATTGATGGCGTGCTGGCCGTCGAGCGCGGAAACCGCTAG
- a CDS encoding tetratricopeptide repeat protein: MHAPFKLIRVAALVLAVGLSTTACGKYEIGNLRSLMAFKEANEAYKRQEFPKAIEAYQRSIGHNPDFGISYFFLGNSYDNMYKPSRKGEPENDGYLLKAVENYTKATEVIKDTDPQGAEIRKLSYEYLIAAYGDDKIGDFAKAEPIALKLISLEPNEPGNYHSLSKLYEDQGRYEEAEAMANKGIEVRPTEPLGYMLLAGFHNRQGDADKALEAWEKRAKIEPNNPEAHHTIATYLYERALKDFRLSAATKRSFVERALEAENSALALHADYFEALTYKNIILRLKATMEPDLKKRKALIDEADVIYKRAMEVQKNQASGDAKKPAK; the protein is encoded by the coding sequence ATGCACGCTCCCTTTAAGCTGATTCGTGTCGCCGCCCTGGTGCTGGCGGTCGGGTTGTCCACCACGGCCTGCGGTAAATACGAGATCGGCAATCTCCGATCCCTCATGGCGTTCAAGGAAGCCAACGAGGCGTACAAACGGCAGGAATTCCCCAAGGCGATCGAGGCCTACCAGCGGTCCATCGGCCACAACCCGGATTTCGGCATCTCCTATTTCTTCCTCGGCAATTCGTACGACAACATGTACAAGCCGTCGCGAAAGGGTGAGCCCGAGAACGACGGGTACCTGCTGAAGGCCGTCGAGAACTACACGAAGGCGACCGAGGTCATCAAGGACACCGACCCCCAGGGCGCCGAAATTCGCAAGCTGTCCTACGAATACCTGATTGCGGCGTATGGCGACGACAAGATCGGCGATTTCGCCAAGGCTGAACCCATCGCCCTCAAGCTGATTTCGCTCGAGCCCAACGAACCCGGCAACTACCACTCGCTCAGCAAGCTCTACGAGGACCAGGGGCGATACGAAGAGGCCGAGGCCATGGCCAACAAGGGAATCGAAGTTCGTCCGACCGAGCCCCTGGGCTACATGCTGCTCGCCGGTTTCCACAACCGCCAGGGCGACGCCGACAAGGCGTTGGAGGCCTGGGAAAAGCGGGCCAAGATCGAGCCGAACAACCCCGAGGCGCACCACACCATCGCGACTTATCTCTACGAGAGGGCGCTCAAGGACTTCCGCCTCTCGGCGGCCACCAAGCGCTCATTCGTCGAACGCGCCCTTGAAGCGGAGAACAGCGCCCTCGCGCTGCACGCCGACTACTTCGAGGCCCTGACCTACAAAAACATCATCCTGCGCCTGAAGGCCACCATGGAGCCCGACCTCAAGAAGCGCAAGGCGCTGATTGACGAGGCCGACGTCATCTACAAGCGCGCGATGGAGGTCCAGAAGAACCAGGCCTCGGGCGACGCGAAGAAGCCGGCCAAGTAG
- a CDS encoding flap endonuclease produces MVVHLVDGTYELFRHYHALPSAVDADGREVAAVRGVLRSVMGMITQGATHVGVATDHVIESFRNRLWRGYKTSAGVERDLMAQFPVLEDALTALGVVVWPMVEFEADDALAAAAARAAQDPAVEQVIICTPDKDLAQCVRGTRVVQLNRRTRVTLDEAGVVKKFGVPPTSIPDYLALVGDAADGYPGLAGWGAKSSAAVLARFGTLEAIPDDWKEWHANASSPARLAETLSRDRKLAYLFRDLATLRTDIPVFDTVDDLRWTGPTPRFAKLAAKLDPKSR; encoded by the coding sequence ATGGTCGTCCACCTCGTTGACGGTACGTACGAACTGTTTCGGCACTACCACGCCTTGCCATCGGCGGTGGATGCAGACGGGCGCGAGGTGGCCGCGGTTCGCGGCGTGTTGCGCTCCGTCATGGGGATGATCACCCAGGGCGCCACCCACGTGGGGGTGGCGACCGATCATGTGATTGAGTCCTTCCGCAACCGCCTGTGGCGCGGATACAAAACAAGCGCCGGCGTTGAACGCGATCTGATGGCGCAATTCCCGGTGCTTGAAGACGCGCTGACCGCCCTCGGCGTGGTGGTCTGGCCGATGGTGGAGTTCGAAGCCGATGATGCCCTTGCCGCCGCCGCAGCCAGGGCCGCACAGGACCCGGCGGTCGAGCAGGTGATCATCTGCACGCCAGACAAGGACCTGGCGCAGTGTGTGCGCGGCACCAGGGTCGTGCAGTTGAATCGCCGCACGCGCGTGACGCTCGACGAAGCCGGGGTCGTGAAGAAATTTGGTGTGCCGCCCACGTCGATCCCCGACTATCTGGCGCTCGTTGGTGATGCCGCTGACGGCTATCCGGGTCTGGCGGGATGGGGGGCGAAATCGAGTGCGGCCGTGTTGGCCCGCTTCGGCACGCTTGAAGCCATTCCCGATGACTGGAAAGAATGGCACGCCAACGCCTCGAGCCCCGCGCGGCTGGCCGAAACGCTGTCACGCGATCGAAAACTCGCCTACCTGTTCCGCGATCTTGCCACCCTGCGCACCGACATCCCCGTGTTCGATACTGTTGACGACCTGCGCTGGACTGGTCCGACGCCGCGGTTTGCCAAACTCGCGGCAAAGCTCGACCCGAAGTCCCGATAG
- a CDS encoding nuclear transport factor 2 family protein gives MMNQDVLPLREAAWRAWFSGDEAALRRILPPDFIGISADPGPLLSRDMVIAQSRAFRAAGGRLVSLEFPETQFQCDGAVVVLYGRFESVIESGGAQKTSRGRLTEMFVTRDGVLVHTGWHLDGVAP, from the coding sequence ATGATGAATCAGGACGTATTGCCCCTGCGCGAGGCCGCGTGGCGGGCGTGGTTTTCCGGAGACGAGGCCGCGCTGCGGCGCATCCTTCCGCCAGACTTTATCGGCATCAGTGCCGACCCGGGGCCGCTGCTGTCGCGCGACATGGTGATTGCGCAGTCGCGCGCCTTCCGAGCCGCCGGTGGCCGGCTGGTAAGCCTCGAGTTTCCGGAGACACAATTCCAGTGCGACGGCGCCGTTGTGGTTCTCTACGGTCGATTTGAATCGGTCATCGAGTCGGGCGGTGCGCAGAAGACCAGCCGAGGCCGGTTGACCGAGATGTTCGTCACCCGCGACGGTGTGCTCGTGCACACCGGCTGGCACCTGGATGGCGTAGCACCGTAA
- a CDS encoding biopolymer transporter ExbD — translation MSHAHMHHGADKIVKVSKAEASSDMNVTPLIDVLLVLLVIFIAALPLTQKGVDINLPLEVNKAASAAIDLSQIVVDYSADRRLTVNKQEVSIQGLLEHLRGIYETRKDKTIFVIGDGSVRYGEIVEIIDAAQGAGVTKVGIVTDGMRKAALGGM, via the coding sequence ATGTCTCACGCACACATGCACCACGGTGCAGACAAGATCGTCAAGGTCTCCAAGGCTGAAGCGTCGTCGGACATGAACGTGACGCCGCTCATCGACGTCCTGCTCGTGCTCCTGGTCATCTTCATCGCTGCGCTGCCGTTGACGCAGAAGGGTGTGGATATCAACCTGCCGCTGGAGGTCAACAAGGCCGCGTCGGCTGCCATTGACCTGAGCCAGATTGTGGTGGACTACTCAGCTGACCGCCGGTTGACCGTTAACAAGCAGGAAGTGTCGATTCAGGGGCTGCTCGAGCACCTGCGCGGCATCTACGAGACCCGCAAGGACAAGACGATCTTCGTCATCGGCGACGGGTCGGTCCGGTACGGCGAGATCGTGGAAATCATTGACGCCGCTCAGGGCGCCGGGGTGACCAAGGTCGGGATTGTCACCGACGGCATGCGCAAGGCCGCACTCGGCGGCATGTAA
- a CDS encoding 50S ribosomal protein L28 — MAKQCEVCGKKPVVGRQASHANNVTARRFEPNLQKIHAVVDGATRRVRVCTRCIRSNKVTKAA; from the coding sequence ATGGCAAAGCAGTGTGAAGTGTGCGGCAAGAAGCCCGTCGTCGGTCGGCAGGCCAGCCACGCCAATAACGTGACCGCGCGCCGGTTTGAACCGAATCTCCAGAAGATCCACGCGGTGGTTGATGGCGCCACCCGACGCGTGCGCGTGTGCACCCGCTGCATCCGCTCCAACAAGGTCACCAAGGCCGCCTGA
- a CDS encoding RidA family protein produces MAPPDACACAPAASAPTRSPRPPDVGAPLTPVSTPDAPGAIGPYSQAIKAGGFLFASGQIPLDPTTGTITEGGITAQAHQVLQNLGAVLRGAGISYDRVVKTTVYLADMADFPAVNEVYATYFPAPSPARATIQAAGLPRNVLVEIDLVAYLD; encoded by the coding sequence ATGGCGCCACCCGACGCGTGCGCGTGTGCACCCGCTGCATCCGCTCCAACAAGGTCACCAAGGCCGCCTGACGTGGGCGCCCCGCTGACGCCTGTTTCGACCCCGGACGCGCCAGGGGCGATCGGGCCCTACAGTCAGGCCATCAAGGCGGGCGGGTTTCTGTTCGCCTCCGGCCAGATTCCGCTCGATCCGACCACCGGCACCATTACGGAGGGCGGCATCACGGCCCAGGCCCACCAGGTACTCCAGAATCTTGGAGCGGTGCTGAGGGGTGCGGGGATTTCGTACGACCGTGTGGTAAAAACCACGGTGTATCTGGCGGACATGGCCGATTTTCCAGCGGTCAACGAGGTTTACGCCACGTATTTTCCGGCCCCGTCGCCGGCCAGAGCCACCATTCAGGCCGCCGGCCTGCCCCGCAACGTCCTGGTGGAAATCGACCTCGTCGCCTACCTCGACTAG